Proteins from one Ahaetulla prasina isolate Xishuangbanna chromosome 2, ASM2864084v1, whole genome shotgun sequence genomic window:
- the LOC131190506 gene encoding uncharacterized protein K02A2.6-like — translation MRNLKDSFSFLFISKPTEVSEGVAYICPSSVQTVSKLCCLTQRTTVIVGRAATRVEKKIFTKPKIEGVPCRLEVDTGSAITIMSWDTFAKALPRIAKRKLQTQRLRVQDYQGNRIPVRGTTSVRVEYGPHKKTLPITIVEGTLPSLLGLDWFRALGMGVTGIYRNDFNLKDTLMDEFEDVFKDCLGKYKGTPISFNLDPQVAPIRLKARRVPFALKPKIDREIDKLISQGILVPVDHAKWETPIVTPVKPDGSVRICADYKATLNKALQKSAYPVPVVQHLLHSLGQGHVFAKLDLAQAYQQLPVDANTAEAQTIVTHRGAFKCTRLQFGVSVAPGLFQNLMERLLQGLPGVVPYFDDVLVSAENLEELGERLRKVLGIFRSAGLKVKVNKCQIGVESVEFLGYRIDKEGIHPTESKVKAIRKAPAPKNKTELQAFLGLVNFYAVFLKNKATVAEPLHKLLGKNTVWSWGKTEARAFEAVKNLLSSDSLLIQYHSTMPLVLVCDASPYGVGAVLSHRLPNGTEAPIAFYSRTMSSTERNYSQLDKEALAIVSGVKKFHEYVFGRDFEIVTDHRPLLGLLAGDRPTPVVLSPRLTRWTIFLAAYSYKLRHRPGKELGHADALSRCPLPGTIEDPTPGTPILLIDSLDSGPVTSKEVARASYRDIILRTVLGWVQRGWPAAPGERFKEFVKKRGELSAQGGCLLWGDRVVIPEKLRKRVLDLLHEGHPGIVRMKGLARSYVWWPLMDPEIAERVGKCQACQESRPLPPTAPVREWERPQGPWSRIHIDFAGPFHGQTFLVVVDAYSKWLEIILMRSMTAEAVISVLRHLFVTHGLPDTLVSDNGPQFTTTQFEEYLAEEGIRHALSAPFHPATNGLAERFVRSAKEALSRLKPADWQTKIDVFLAVQHRTPCVTIGRSPAELLMGRKLRCPLDRLNPNYTPEGYKGGREKTRGMDIGDRVWAHNYGEGPSWVAGKILNITGPKSYLVEITDGRVWRRHIDQIRKRIAEQPELAETGPDYTMFESTADSNPGKSQDLSEFQEVQRRQQVPLENSRDDSANNPGPDGLEEELRGANSPSAQLDPLPGNELRRSERVRRRPVYLRDYVEK, via the exons ATGCGGAATCTCAAggactctttctcctttcttttcatttccaAACCCACAGAGGTTTCAGAAGGGGTAGCCTATATCTGCCCTTCTAGTGTGCAAACAGTAAGCAAGCTGTGCTGCCTCACTCAAC gaacgaccgtgatagtaggtcgtgcagcaacccgcgtagagaagaaaatcttcacaaaaccgaaaatcgaaggagtgccgtgccgactagaagtggacacagggtcagcgatcacaatcatgtcctgggacacttttgcgaaagctttgccgagaatcgccaaacgcaaactgcaaacacagcggctaagagttcaagactaccaagggaatcgcatccctgttcgagggaccacctccgtccgcgtcgagtacggaccacacaagaagaccctgcccatcacgatagtcgaagggaccctgccaagtttgttgggactagactggttccgtgcgttgggcatgggagtgactggcatctacagaaatgactttaacctaaaggacacactcatggacgaattcgaagatgttttcaaggactgcctgggcaagtacaaggggacccctatttccttcaatttagacccccaggtagcccccatacggttaaaagcaaggagggttccttttgcccttaaacccaagattgacagggagatagacaaactcatcagtcaggggatactagtgccagtcgatcacgcaaagtgggaaacgccaatcgtcaccccagtgaaaccagatgggtcagttagaatctgcgctgactacaaggcaacgttaaacaaagccttgcaaaaaagcgcttacccggtccccgtggtgcaacatttgctgcactcgctggggcaagggcacgtttttgccaaattagatttggcccaagcctatcaacaactgcctgtagacgccaacacagccgaagcccaaacaattgtgactcacagaggtgctttcaagtgtacccggttacagtttggggtgagtgtggcacctggcctatttcaaaatttaatggagcgacttctgcaagggctcccgggggtagtcccctattttgatgatgtattggtatcagccgaaaatttagaagaattgggggagcgtttgaggaaagttttgggcattttccggtcagccggtctaaaggttaaagtgaacaaatgccaaataggggtagaatccgtagagttcttgggctacagaatagacaaggaaggaatccaccccactgagagcaaggtcaaggcaataagaaaggctccagcgcccaaaaacaaaacagagctacaggcattcctgggcttagtgaatttttacgcggtctttttgaaaaataaggcaaccgttgccgagccgctacataagttactgggaaagaatactgtttggtcttggggaaagacggaagcgagggctttcgaagcagtaaaaaacctactctcgagcgatagcttactaatccagtatcatagcacaatgccattggtattagtttgcgatgcatccccttacggggtgggtgctgtgctcagccacaggctcccaaatggcacagaagccccaatagccttctactccagaacgatgtcctcgacagagaggaactatagtcagctggataaggaagccctagctatagtatcaggggtaaaaaagtttcacgaatacgtttttggtagagactttgaaattgttacagaccacagaccactgttagggttactggctggagaccgcccaacgcctgtggtgCTTTCGCcccgcttgacccgatggactatctttttagcagcctactcctataaactgcggcatcggccaggaaaagagttggggcatgcggacgcgttaagcagatgcccactgccagggacGATCGaggatcccactccggggacgcccatactgttaatcgactctctggactctggcccagtcacgtctaaggaggtggctcgggcgtcataccgggacattattttgagaactgtacttggttgggtacaaagagggtggcccgctgcgccgggcgagcgttttaaagagtttgtaaagaaacgtggggaactttcggctcaaggggggtgcctgctatggggggaccgagtggtgatcccagagaaattgaggaaaagggtgttggatctcctccacgagggtcacccagggatcgtaaggatgaagggtctagcgagaagctatgtgtggtggcccttaatggacccggaaattgctgaaagggtagggaaatgccaggcctgccaggagtccaggccgctacccccaacggccccggttcgggaatgggagagaccccaagggccctggtctagaatccacattgattttgccggccccttccacggccaaaccttcctggtagtagtcgacgcctactccaaatggctggaaatcattctcatgagatccatgacagccgaggccgtgatctcagtcctacggcacctatttgtaacccatgggttgcccgacacgttagtatccgataacggcccgcaattcacgacaacccagtttgaggagtacttggcagaagagggcatccggcatgccctctcggcgcctttccaccctgcgacgaatggccttgcagagcgtttcgtccggagcgcaaaagaggcattgtccagactcaagccagccgactggcaaacaaaaattgatgttttcctggccgtccaacatagaaccccctgtgtcacaattggcagaagcccagcagaattattaatgggccgaaagctcaggtgcccactagaccgtttaaatccaaactatacaccggagggttacaaggggggacgcgaaaaaacaagaggaatggacataggcgaccgagtgtgggcacacaactatggtgaaggcccgtcATGGGTAGCAgggaaaatcctaaacataacaggtccaaaatcatacttggtagagataacagacggccgggtatggaggcgccacatagaccaaataagaaaacgcatagccgaacaacctGAATTAgccgaaacaggccctgactatacaatgtttgaatccacagctgactcaaacccggggaaatcgcaggacttatctgagttccaggaggtccagcgacgccaacaggttccattagaaaacagcagggacgactcggcaaataatccagggccggatggcctagaggaggagctgagaggagcaaacagcccctccgctcagctcgacccactcccagggaatgaattgcgcaggtccgaaagagtgaggagacgcccagtctatttgcgtgattacgttgaaaaataa